In Neodiprion pinetum isolate iyNeoPine1 chromosome 6, iyNeoPine1.2, whole genome shotgun sequence, one genomic interval encodes:
- the LOC124221081 gene encoding protein SPT2 homolog isoform X1: MTIAVHISATYRNCNFLSPSFYDYFRHSQQNYYPGHPVACYQTKFTPPKKQSKSSSNLSSNIKKFLAKKEEEERQKALDAKKRKENLLALRDHKAQSRINKHLKVCKAANKSVLADAIDNDNTAVTMAGPSQPDEDDYGYVSQEASAFYNQLMNKYKNLPQEKPLFSESGKKTVKDIATTKDRVKQALKQQEIEDSSGHKRKRRSQVTSGEKELSIPEPDSKQEKERTTVPEKERDEKPRPKKRPLPPPMDFMQLLQIAEKKQHEPIVLETKPKPTKIEEPERLMTKKQMREHLKEKEWRERKEQRDRMNENSKNSHSPVNSGKTAKPAVNRIPKLNGTKSVPSSSVTEKNTLTHKPPIGTIPKKPSAVSDRVGNHSSSNKPSERESKSSEKDKLIEERKKIEAEKKLLEEMRRSIEEEKKKLALGKVKRAEEKTVNGSSSKSKVPEQKLSGKDSKLRQALRPDAKPRQFPPADIKSRQFPPPDVRPARPKQFPPKDVKRKPVVKKRRIYDDDSEHDSELDDFIDDGPGDGAEDYSKYISEIFGYDKSKYRDLDEDDAGMESNFAQQLKEEYVSTKIGIMEDLEDIRMEALEKKKKALVKNKKPK; the protein is encoded by the exons ATGACGATCGCCGTGCACATTTCTGCAACTTACCgcaattgtaattttctttctccgtCTTTCTACGATTACTTTCGCCATTCACAACAGAACTACTATCCTGGTCAT CCGGTCGCCTGTTATCAGACAAAGTTCACGCCGCCCAAAAAACAGTCCAAGTCGTCGAGCAATTTATCGTCTAATATTAAAAAGTTTCTCGCCaagaaagaggaggaggaacgACAGAAGGCTTTAGATgctaaaaagagaaaagag AATCTTTTAGCGTTACGAGATCACAAGGCTCAGAGTAGAATCAATAAGCATTTAAAAGTCTGTAAAGCTGCTAATAAATCTGTACTTGCAGACGCTATTGATAATGACAACACGGCCGTTACTATGGCAG gCCCTTCTCAGCCGGATGAGGATGATTATGGTTACGTATCTCAGGAGGCTTCGGCTTTTTACAATCAGCTTATGAACAAGTATAAAAATCTGCCACAAGAAAAACCATTGTTCTCCGAAAGTGGAAAGAAAACCGTTAAGGATATCGCGACTACCAAG GACAGAGTAAAACAAGCACTGAAACAACAAGAAATAGAGGATTCCTCGGGTCATAAACGAAAACGAAGATCTCAGGTTACGAGTGGTGAGAAAGAGTTATCGATTCCTGAACCAGATTCTAAACAGGAAAAGGAAAGAACAACAGTGcctgaaaaagaaagagacgAAAAACCGAGGCCTAAGAAAAGACCACTACCTCCGCCGATGGATTTCATGCAACTCCTACAGATAGCTGAAAAAAAACAGCATGAGCCCATTGTATTAGAGACGAAACCGAAACcgacgaaaattgaagaaccTGAAAGATTGATGACCAAAAAACAGATGAGGGAACATCTCAAGGAAAAGGAATGGCGGGAGAGAAAAGAGCAGCGAGATcgtatgaatgaaaattcgaaaaattctcacTCTCCAGTAAATTCTGGTAAGACTGCCAAACCCGCGGTTAATAGAATTCCCAAATTAAACGGTACAAAAAGTGTACCGAGTTCTAGCGTTACGGAGAAAAATACCTTGACGCATAAGCCGCCCATAGGTACTATTCCCAAGAAACCGTCTGCAGTCAGTGATAGAGTCGGTAATCATAGCAGTAGTAATAAGCCttcagagagagaaagtaaGTCTTCGGAAAAAGACAAGCTGATCGAAGAGCGCAAGAAAATCGAAGCTGAAAAGAAATTGCTCGAGGAAATGCGTCGCAGTATagaagaggagaagaaaaagctGGCACTTGGCAAAGTTAAAAGAGCGGAGGAAAAAACTGTGAACGGATCGTCGAGTAAATCGAAAGTTCCTGAACAAAAGTTATCTGGAAAAGATTCGAAACTTAGACAGGCTCTCAGACCCGACGCAAAACCACGACAATTCCCTCCTGCTGATATCAAGTCTAGACAGTTTCCACCACCTGATGTCAGACCTGCGAGACCCAAGCAATTCCCTCCAAAGGATGTGAAACGGAAACCCGTGGTCAAGAAAC GACGCATTTACGATGACGATTCTGAGCACGATTCAGAGTTGGATGATTTTATTGATGATGGGCCGGGGGATGGGGCGGAAGATTATAGTAAATATATTAGCGAGATATTCGGATATGACAAAAGTAAATACAGGGATCTTGACGAAGACGACGCTGGTATGGAAAGCAATTTTGCTCAGCAGCTCAAGGAAGAATACGTTTCTACAAAAATTG gcaTTATGGAAGACTTGGAAGATATACGAATGGAGGCGcttgagaagaaaaagaaggcattggttaaaaataagaagccaaaataa
- the LOC124221081 gene encoding protein SPT2 homolog isoform X2: MDFGTLLNVAQKNEGGKQPVACYQTKFTPPKKQSKSSSNLSSNIKKFLAKKEEEERQKALDAKKRKENLLALRDHKAQSRINKHLKVCKAANKSVLADAIDNDNTAVTMAGPSQPDEDDYGYVSQEASAFYNQLMNKYKNLPQEKPLFSESGKKTVKDIATTKDRVKQALKQQEIEDSSGHKRKRRSQVTSGEKELSIPEPDSKQEKERTTVPEKERDEKPRPKKRPLPPPMDFMQLLQIAEKKQHEPIVLETKPKPTKIEEPERLMTKKQMREHLKEKEWRERKEQRDRMNENSKNSHSPVNSGKTAKPAVNRIPKLNGTKSVPSSSVTEKNTLTHKPPIGTIPKKPSAVSDRVGNHSSSNKPSERESKSSEKDKLIEERKKIEAEKKLLEEMRRSIEEEKKKLALGKVKRAEEKTVNGSSSKSKVPEQKLSGKDSKLRQALRPDAKPRQFPPADIKSRQFPPPDVRPARPKQFPPKDVKRKPVVKKRRIYDDDSEHDSELDDFIDDGPGDGAEDYSKYISEIFGYDKSKYRDLDEDDAGMESNFAQQLKEEYVSTKIGIMEDLEDIRMEALEKKKKALVKNKKPK; this comes from the exons ATGGATTTCGGAACATTGTTGAATGTAGCGCAAAAGAACGAAGGTGGAAAACAG CCGGTCGCCTGTTATCAGACAAAGTTCACGCCGCCCAAAAAACAGTCCAAGTCGTCGAGCAATTTATCGTCTAATATTAAAAAGTTTCTCGCCaagaaagaggaggaggaacgACAGAAGGCTTTAGATgctaaaaagagaaaagag AATCTTTTAGCGTTACGAGATCACAAGGCTCAGAGTAGAATCAATAAGCATTTAAAAGTCTGTAAAGCTGCTAATAAATCTGTACTTGCAGACGCTATTGATAATGACAACACGGCCGTTACTATGGCAG gCCCTTCTCAGCCGGATGAGGATGATTATGGTTACGTATCTCAGGAGGCTTCGGCTTTTTACAATCAGCTTATGAACAAGTATAAAAATCTGCCACAAGAAAAACCATTGTTCTCCGAAAGTGGAAAGAAAACCGTTAAGGATATCGCGACTACCAAG GACAGAGTAAAACAAGCACTGAAACAACAAGAAATAGAGGATTCCTCGGGTCATAAACGAAAACGAAGATCTCAGGTTACGAGTGGTGAGAAAGAGTTATCGATTCCTGAACCAGATTCTAAACAGGAAAAGGAAAGAACAACAGTGcctgaaaaagaaagagacgAAAAACCGAGGCCTAAGAAAAGACCACTACCTCCGCCGATGGATTTCATGCAACTCCTACAGATAGCTGAAAAAAAACAGCATGAGCCCATTGTATTAGAGACGAAACCGAAACcgacgaaaattgaagaaccTGAAAGATTGATGACCAAAAAACAGATGAGGGAACATCTCAAGGAAAAGGAATGGCGGGAGAGAAAAGAGCAGCGAGATcgtatgaatgaaaattcgaaaaattctcacTCTCCAGTAAATTCTGGTAAGACTGCCAAACCCGCGGTTAATAGAATTCCCAAATTAAACGGTACAAAAAGTGTACCGAGTTCTAGCGTTACGGAGAAAAATACCTTGACGCATAAGCCGCCCATAGGTACTATTCCCAAGAAACCGTCTGCAGTCAGTGATAGAGTCGGTAATCATAGCAGTAGTAATAAGCCttcagagagagaaagtaaGTCTTCGGAAAAAGACAAGCTGATCGAAGAGCGCAAGAAAATCGAAGCTGAAAAGAAATTGCTCGAGGAAATGCGTCGCAGTATagaagaggagaagaaaaagctGGCACTTGGCAAAGTTAAAAGAGCGGAGGAAAAAACTGTGAACGGATCGTCGAGTAAATCGAAAGTTCCTGAACAAAAGTTATCTGGAAAAGATTCGAAACTTAGACAGGCTCTCAGACCCGACGCAAAACCACGACAATTCCCTCCTGCTGATATCAAGTCTAGACAGTTTCCACCACCTGATGTCAGACCTGCGAGACCCAAGCAATTCCCTCCAAAGGATGTGAAACGGAAACCCGTGGTCAAGAAAC GACGCATTTACGATGACGATTCTGAGCACGATTCAGAGTTGGATGATTTTATTGATGATGGGCCGGGGGATGGGGCGGAAGATTATAGTAAATATATTAGCGAGATATTCGGATATGACAAAAGTAAATACAGGGATCTTGACGAAGACGACGCTGGTATGGAAAGCAATTTTGCTCAGCAGCTCAAGGAAGAATACGTTTCTACAAAAATTG gcaTTATGGAAGACTTGGAAGATATACGAATGGAGGCGcttgagaagaaaaagaaggcattggttaaaaataagaagccaaaataa